A window of the Henckelia pumila isolate YLH828 chromosome 3, ASM3356847v2, whole genome shotgun sequence genome harbors these coding sequences:
- the LOC140889612 gene encoding uncharacterized protein → MDADEDPLDQEDVSAAAASVAVGVVNTTDNTVDEEYDMDAAHSLTFYSGDAAATWPLLAHRGLLDERNIDVRSYDRYNLIDFLKLRQLYSTVVVVISYCKRVILEFYANLTSSIEDPESAKYGLVYLRGRLFEFTPAVINSHYSTPDVDEGNPPEINEVITVLTGGMVKKFSDHFSAAKLTSFYSALHKIAVRNWTPSSNSTVITRPQAIILYSIGTGSHFNFGRMVFKTVLQFADGGLKSTKLPFPSLIYGILESQAFIRNITEDLTDQPEILKLAAGLLKGNRVMDLPWTATPTPAGDMDGVAPDVSNTGDNTEETVPTPTSLEFTTATIQLLMTRAEEKIAQAQEDIAFYRTVLADCRRQLGICSCYPPCYDMKDNTSGENFKIQGEKSF, encoded by the exons ATGGATGCTGATGAAGACCCTCTGGATCAAGAGGATGTTTCTGCTGCTGCTGCCAGTGTTGCTGTTGGTGTCGTCAACACCACGgacaacactgttgatgaggAATATGACATGGATGCTGCCCATTCCCTCACATTTTACTCTGGTGATGCTGCTGCTACTTGGCCTCTTCTCGCTCATAGAGGACTTCTGGATGAAAGGAACATAGATGTCCGATCATATGATAGGTACAATTTGATCGATTTTTTAAAGCTTAGACAGCTTTATTCTACTGTGGTTGTTGTGATATCCTACTGTAAGAGGGTGATTCTGGAGTTTTACGCCAACTTAACATCGAGCATTGAAGATCCAGAGTCTGCAAAGTATGGCTTGGTGTATCTACGGGGTCGGCTGTTCGAGTTCACTCCAGCCGTGATCAACTCTCACTACTCAACCCCAGATGTTGATGAAGGAAATCCTCCAGAGATCAACGAAGTGATTACTGTTCTCACTGGAGGTATGGTCAAAAAGTTCTCTGACCATTTTTCTGCAGCCAAGCTCACTTCATTTTATTCTGCGCTGCACAAGATAGCTGTGAGGAATTGGACGCCCTCCTCCAACTCCACCGTTATCACCAGACCACAGGCGATCATTCTATATTCCATTGGGACTGGGAGTCATTTTAATTTTGGGAGGATGGTATTCAAGACAGTACTCCAGTTTGCTGATGGAGGTCTCAAGTCTACCAAGCTGCCATTCCCATCTCTGATTTATGGCATTTTGGAATCTCAGGCATTCATTCGCAATATTACAGAAGATCTCACTGATCAGCCTGAGATTTTGAAGTTAGCAGCTGGTCTTCTAAAGGGGAATCGCGTAATGGATTTACCCTGGACTGCCACTCCTACTCCTGCTGGTGACATGGATGGTGTTGCCCCCGATGTTTCCAACACGGgagacaacactgaagaaacagTGCCTACTCCTACCTCCCTGGAATTCACCACTGCCACCATTCAGCTGCTGATGACTCGTGCCGAGGAAAAGATTGCTCAAGCTCAGGAAGACATTGCCTTCTATCGCACGGTCTTGGCTGATTGTCGGCGACAACttg GTATTTGCTCATGTTATCCACCGTGTTACGACATGAAGGATAACACTTCAGGGGAAAACTTTAAGATTCAGGGGGAGAAGAGTTTTtaa